From Pseudanabaena sp. PCC 6802, one genomic window encodes:
- a CDS encoding M4 family metallopeptidase, whose amino-acid sequence MNIIAFNEHVKQLRVRDPMVAVTLNPEKTAIAMLRGNLADPVNVGELTRAPYNYARQFIRENQVLLGDIDGGTTLENQRVMTDRQGMTHVIFAQKYGNAEVLGGNVAVHYGVDGAVYLINSTLAAAIDVPERPQIESAHAIEIAKEHAGAGATFYENMEPALVVADAKTLHKEQEPQKYYLCWRMRIVPPRDSRIPDSIYLIDAIEGEVLLRYSALQNIGTGYYSGGAALNSEASSGTFRLRDAATSAAWTAATKPVIHTYDDANSGSYSLRNYSEDANDNWDNGGAIPANRLDDQRAEVDVHRYLGHVISYYWLTHGHNSWDDTGGDVRGHVHNSIMVNNAFWDPNTKEIYFGDGDGTTRDFYTPLDVVGHEFTHGVNDHFNIIQTYDGETGALNEAVGDLFAAFIVQHHLAEDLSPWEQGQQYRLDGTPGRNMIDPSRDTAGFVRYDATSDATKHTSSQGGFYPDHYSIRYTATDDPDPDRNDNHGVHINCPIVTHAVYLMINGGTHRLSGITVTGIGVGPIEQMLYRVISTGLLTNASDFAAFRLAFITACKDLYPGNLNYLLAVKTAFHAVGIGPDLGMHFIVERSTIGEDEVNARRAAGSAAISDAFRVVVDGFTAAEIGITGSGDKLDVLSPIGDDMEIDCTGNTSDSGAYGTEEQRFTFHYELDFGSNNDAFNFPDPTKLLTLDVAIPSLNLSNSAQIELIKQPNPFILHGDPPWLSVDLRVFVVRADETKFGVTMSNDASDAPGFIQDVMKALTDGKGVADGQSFNSLSTDQEASSLYLQPTDGSGDKVFNFAIAKVHYIGTIGAANVRVFFRLLSTQSTSFAYDIPPGTVYPMTGSYRFWSDGTFGGKKIPLAGIQGNDYVTIPCFALPRVDTASTSMTMQDDSRTDSSGNVFGNVQSITPNTDGSEVDIFFGCWLDTNQPFKPNGDPNTVLPINVAANVDGPFTAADAPLSIQESIIRNGHQCLIAEIAFDPVEIPVGKDPSNWDKLAQRNIAWSPIGSAQAVSTFEIRPTPTRAIEADQMPDEIMIDWGNTPRESVATLYLPEVNVADILAMANRMYTTHRLEQVDDHTLQCPTGGITYVPIPAGTDTNYAGLLSVNLPERLDPGQVFNIAVRQVTNAFGHRPPEPPRVAMMAATSIVLPDMTWRTVLGAFQLTIPVKTKAELLESEARQLSVLRWIQAAIPPDNRWYAVFNQYVGETANRVDAFGGDSGQVEASPTGDWQKVRLCRTLAIICAVSLAVFLVALGIMTNWVAVAVIAVFLAAIAFTWVIQCQPKVCSKLWVIATGAGIGALILAILVLLGVSSPQLVSVLCGAVALTAIAGVVGTLHRCF is encoded by the coding sequence ATGAACATAATTGCATTTAACGAACATGTTAAGCAACTGCGTGTCAGAGATCCGATGGTTGCTGTTACGTTGAACCCTGAAAAAACTGCGATCGCCATGCTTCGGGGAAATCTTGCAGATCCAGTCAATGTGGGGGAATTGACAAGAGCACCTTACAACTACGCCCGACAATTCATTCGAGAAAACCAGGTGCTTTTAGGTGACATTGATGGAGGGACGACACTCGAAAATCAAAGGGTAATGACCGATCGACAGGGCATGACCCATGTAATCTTCGCCCAGAAGTATGGAAATGCCGAAGTTCTGGGGGGAAACGTGGCAGTTCACTACGGAGTAGATGGCGCTGTCTACCTGATCAACTCTACCCTTGCTGCTGCCATCGACGTGCCTGAAAGACCTCAGATTGAGTCTGCTCATGCCATAGAAATTGCTAAAGAACACGCTGGTGCTGGTGCTACCTTTTACGAGAACATGGAGCCTGCTCTGGTTGTGGCTGATGCCAAGACACTCCATAAAGAGCAAGAACCCCAGAAATACTACCTTTGCTGGCGGATGAGGATCGTCCCACCCCGAGACAGTAGAATTCCAGATTCTATTTATCTGATAGACGCTATTGAAGGGGAAGTCCTTCTTAGATATTCTGCATTGCAAAACATAGGAACCGGATACTATTCAGGCGGTGCGGCTTTGAATTCTGAGGCTTCTAGTGGAACGTTTCGACTACGAGATGCCGCAACATCGGCAGCATGGACTGCTGCTACAAAGCCTGTGATTCATACGTATGATGATGCAAATTCTGGCAGTTATAGCTTGAGGAACTACTCGGAAGATGCCAACGACAACTGGGATAACGGAGGGGCGATTCCTGCAAATCGTTTGGACGATCAGCGGGCTGAAGTGGATGTCCACCGCTATTTGGGTCACGTCATTAGTTACTACTGGCTCACGCATGGACACAACAGCTGGGACGACACCGGTGGGGACGTGAGGGGCCACGTACATAATAGCATTATGGTGAACAACGCCTTTTGGGATCCCAATACCAAAGAAATTTACTTTGGCGATGGAGATGGCACGACGCGCGACTTTTACACTCCGTTGGACGTGGTCGGCCATGAATTCACTCACGGGGTCAATGACCATTTCAATATAATTCAGACCTATGACGGGGAGACCGGAGCCTTGAATGAGGCGGTTGGCGACCTCTTCGCCGCCTTCATTGTTCAGCATCATCTGGCAGAAGACCTCTCCCCTTGGGAACAAGGTCAACAGTATCGACTGGACGGAACGCCGGGTCGCAATATGATCGATCCAAGCCGCGACACAGCGGGATTTGTCCGGTACGATGCCACCAGCGACGCGACCAAACACACTAGCAGCCAAGGCGGCTTTTACCCCGACCATTATAGCATCCGATATACCGCTACCGACGACCCAGACCCAGACAGAAACGACAACCATGGCGTGCACATCAACTGTCCGATCGTCACCCATGCAGTCTATTTAATGATTAATGGCGGCACTCATCGCCTGTCTGGGATTACCGTGACAGGTATAGGCGTCGGGCCTATCGAACAGATGCTATATCGTGTCATCTCGACTGGACTGCTCACCAACGCATCGGATTTTGCTGCTTTCCGCTTAGCATTCATTACTGCCTGTAAGGATCTCTATCCAGGTAACCTGAATTACTTGCTCGCGGTCAAGACAGCCTTCCATGCGGTTGGCATTGGCCCCGATTTGGGCATGCACTTCATTGTTGAACGCAGCACCATCGGTGAGGACGAAGTCAATGCTCGTCGCGCTGCCGGGAGTGCCGCTATCTCCGATGCATTCAGGGTTGTGGTTGATGGGTTTACAGCGGCTGAAATCGGGATTACCGGATCTGGCGATAAATTGGATGTGCTCTCGCCGATAGGTGATGACATGGAGATCGACTGTACGGGCAACACATCAGACAGCGGTGCCTACGGAACGGAAGAGCAGCGGTTTACCTTCCACTATGAACTCGATTTTGGCTCGAATAACGATGCATTTAACTTCCCCGATCCGACCAAGTTGCTTACCCTGGACGTGGCAATCCCGAGCCTCAACCTCTCTAACTCCGCTCAGATCGAATTGATCAAACAGCCCAACCCATTCATTCTGCACGGAGATCCTCCGTGGCTAAGTGTCGACCTTCGCGTCTTTGTTGTAAGAGCAGACGAAACAAAATTTGGTGTGACAATGAGCAATGATGCTTCGGATGCTCCGGGTTTCATCCAGGATGTTATGAAAGCCTTGACCGATGGAAAGGGTGTGGCCGATGGGCAGTCATTTAATAGCCTTTCGACCGATCAGGAAGCATCATCACTCTATCTCCAGCCGACGGACGGAAGTGGTGATAAAGTCTTTAATTTTGCGATTGCCAAAGTGCACTACATAGGCACTATCGGCGCAGCAAACGTACGAGTTTTCTTCCGCTTATTATCCACTCAGTCAACTAGCTTTGCTTACGATATTCCCCCTGGAACCGTTTACCCGATGACTGGCAGCTATCGGTTCTGGTCTGATGGTACGTTTGGGGGAAAGAAGATCCCGCTGGCTGGTATTCAAGGGAACGATTACGTAACGATACCCTGTTTTGCCTTGCCGCGCGTTGACACTGCAAGCACGAGTATGACAATGCAGGATGACTCTCGGACAGATAGCAGTGGAAATGTCTTTGGCAATGTCCAAAGTATAACCCCGAATACAGATGGATCCGAGGTAGACATATTCTTTGGCTGTTGGCTGGACACCAATCAGCCGTTTAAGCCAAATGGGGATCCCAACACCGTTCTCCCCATTAATGTGGCAGCAAATGTTGATGGTCCTTTTACCGCTGCCGACGCACCACTATCCATCCAGGAGTCGATTATCCGCAACGGGCATCAGTGCCTGATTGCTGAGATTGCGTTCGACCCAGTTGAAATTCCAGTCGGTAAGGATCCATCGAACTGGGATAAGCTAGCGCAGCGCAATATAGCATGGAGTCCCATCGGTTCCGCGCAGGCGGTAAGCACCTTTGAAATCCGACCAACCCCAACGAGAGCAATTGAAGCAGACCAGATGCCGGACGAGATCATGATCGACTGGGGTAATACACCACGGGAAAGCGTAGCGACCCTTTATCTCCCTGAAGTCAATGTCGCCGATATCCTGGCGATGGCTAACAGGATGTACACAACCCATCGACTGGAACAGGTCGATGACCATACCTTGCAATGCCCTACTGGTGGCATCACCTATGTTCCTATCCCAGCGGGGACAGACACTAACTACGCTGGTCTGTTGTCTGTCAATCTACCTGAAAGGCTAGACCCCGGTCAGGTCTTTAACATCGCTGTGCGGCAAGTAACCAATGCCTTTGGTCATCGTCCGCCAGAGCCGCCCCGTGTTGCTATGATGGCAGCGACATCAATTGTGCTGCCAGATATGACGTGGCGAACCGTTTTAGGGGCATTCCAACTCACCATTCCGGTGAAAACCAAGGCAGAATTGCTGGAGTCAGAGGCACGGCAGCTCTCCGTGCTGCGCTGGATTCAAGCAGCAATCCCTCCGGATAATCGATGGTATGCGGTGTTCAATCAGTACGTGGGCGAAACTGCGAATCGCGTCGATGCTTTTGGTGGCGATTCTGGCCAGGTTGAAGCATCACCGACTGGAGACTGGCAGAAAGTACGGCTCTGCCGGACATTAGCTATCATCTGTGCCGTCTCACTGGCGGTCTTCCTCGTTGCTCTTGGCATAATGACCAATTGGGTAGCTGTCGCAGTGATTGCAGTCTTCCTAGCTGCGATCGCCTTCACTTGGGTAATCCAGTGTCAACCCAAAGTTTGCAGCAAGCTGTGGGTTATTGCTACGGGCGCAGGCATTGGTGCCTTGATACTGGCAATCTTGGTACTACTTGGAGTATCGTCACCGCAACTTGTATCGGTTCTCTGCGGCGCGGTTGCTCTAACGGCGATCGCTGGTGTGGTTGGAACCCTTCACAGGTGCTTCTGA
- a CDS encoding ISKra4 family transposase (programmed frameshift), which produces MTPEQEKEMQAHVQAIAAILYQNTPSEQLTSLEGIEIAVRQQILEHVSPEIGFFIRTVTGTEAGRRRRVQSSIGQLHLTQKQAQKLKVAPYSQVSPYVERCSLILSANVSYEQAAKDLAMLMGVQISRSTQQRLVHRHEFSPLEVEESVEELSVDGGRIRLRTPLGQPSEWKDYKAVNLHGQAIFATFQDNIALTDWVNRQPLADMVTCIGDGHDGIWNIIAQISIPDSRYEILDWFHLVENLHKIEATAQLLTGVEAFLWRGNVTAAIAELNHLASPQSINFIAYLHKHRHRIPDYWYFQTEQICSIGSGAVESAVKQIARRIKISGAQWNRDNVPQVLKHRSAYLNGSLNLALQN; this is translated from the exons ATGACTCCAGAGCAGGAAAAAGAAATGCAAGCGCACGTTCAAGCTATTGCCGCCATCCTTTATCAGAATACACCATCGGAACAACTAACCAGCTTGGAAGGGATCGAAATCGCTGTGCGGCAGCAAATCCTCGAACATGTCAGCCCAGAAATAGGG TTTTTTATCCGCACAGTTACGGGCACAGAAGCAGGACGCCGCAGGCGAGTGCAAAGCAGCATCGGACAGCTCCACCTCACGCAAAAGCAAGCGCAGAAGCTCAAAGTAGCCCCCTATAGCCAGGTGAGCCCGTATGTGGAAAGATGTAGCCTGATCTTGAGTGCGAATGTATCCTACGAACAAGCCGCCAAAGACTTAGCCATGTTGATGGGAGTGCAAATATCGCGCAGTACACAACAGCGCCTGGTGCATCGCCATGAATTTAGCCCCCTAGAGGTAGAAGAGTCGGTCGAGGAATTAAGTGTCGATGGAGGCAGAATCAGACTGCGCACGCCACTTGGACAGCCAAGTGAGTGGAAGGACTATAAAGCTGTGAACTTGCATGGACAAGCCATATTTGCCACATTTCAAGATAACATTGCCTTAACAGACTGGGTAAATCGACAGCCTTTAGCAGATATGGTTACCTGTATTGGGGATGGACATGATGGGATTTGGAATATTATTGCCCAGATCTCTATACCTGATAGTCGCTATGAAATCTTGGACTGGTTCCATTTGGTGGAAAACCTGCATAAAATTGAGGCTACAGCTCAACTTTTGACTGGGGTCGAAGCTTTTTTGTGGCGGGGTAATGTGACTGCAGCTATTGCTGAGCTCAATCACTTAGCTAGTCCTCAGAGCATCAATTTTATTGCTTATCTGCACAAGCATCGCCATCGTATTCCTGATTATTGGTATTTCCAAACCGAGCAGATTTGCTCTATTGGTTCTGGCGCAGTGGAATCTGCTGTTAAGCAAATCGCTAGACGCATCAAAATCTCTGGCGCTCAATGGAACCGTGATAATGTGCCACAAGTCCTCAAACACCGTTCTGCTTACCTTAATGGCTCTCTTAACCTTGCCTTGCAAAACTGA
- a CDS encoding DUF2278 family protein, producing MSLATYGVLKCQALERKIDPETDPSPHYQVLVSDGQHKHRIAINVKSRESPSDLLYLVNDFFQHSILQQLLDFSLGFHKLESQPGGVALDFIRGNLFRPEDMKPLSPDVPGPGNDLKELIDLYVQRAIQSEDAVLYAFGVPWGSEPGTPDKYFDFRLGSSIHDIHMNQGSIGRFQDSNGVWQDGALPIHFPSRNQWVGILLAFQSQCFHTDDRTDDAIKEVCEQEPVEAAVRILAALVNRLGADPGKESVTLMNVSPDAIELSG from the coding sequence ATGTCTCTAGCAACATATGGAGTACTGAAATGTCAGGCTTTGGAGCGGAAAATCGATCCAGAAACCGATCCTTCGCCCCACTATCAAGTCTTGGTGAGCGATGGGCAGCATAAACACCGCATCGCCATCAACGTCAAATCTCGAGAAAGCCCTTCAGATTTGCTGTACCTGGTCAATGATTTCTTCCAGCACTCGATCTTACAACAGTTGCTGGACTTCAGTTTAGGATTCCACAAACTGGAAAGCCAACCCGGAGGTGTCGCTCTAGATTTTATTCGCGGGAATTTGTTCCGTCCAGAAGACATGAAGCCACTGTCTCCAGATGTTCCCGGCCCCGGCAATGACTTGAAAGAACTGATTGACCTGTACGTTCAGCGAGCCATTCAATCTGAGGATGCGGTTTTATATGCCTTTGGAGTTCCCTGGGGGTCTGAACCAGGAACGCCCGACAAATACTTTGATTTTCGCCTAGGTAGCAGTATTCATGACATCCACATGAATCAAGGCAGCATCGGACGTTTCCAAGACAGTAACGGTGTCTGGCAAGATGGTGCGCTTCCGATCCATTTCCCGTCCCGCAACCAATGGGTTGGCATCTTGTTAGCGTTCCAGTCTCAATGTTTCCATACCGACGATCGCACTGACGATGCCATTAAAGAGGTCTGCGAACAGGAGCCAGTTGAGGCAGCCGTGAGGATTCTGGCGGCACTGGTGAATCGCCTGGGAGCAGATCCTGGTAAGGAGTCCGTGACGCTGATGAATGTTTCGCCGGATGCGATCGAGCTAAGCGGCTGA
- a CDS encoding isoaspartyl peptidase/L-asparaginase, translated as MQPKLIVHGGAGSTADSKGGVEPARRSLYTVIETVYPMLLNGESAIAAVVKACQMLEDDPRFNAGTGSVLQSDGQIRMSASLMDGDRQSFSGAINISRIQHPIDLAQYLQTSDDRVLSDYGAAELVRELSVPIFNPLTDQRLLEWMEERKNNFQSKMAEVAMGTIGAVALDRQGRLCAGTSTGGRGFERIGRVSDSAMPAGNYATKEAAVSCTGIGEHIIDEGLATRIVVRVTDGMSLHEAVRKSFAEAESRQRDFGAICIDATGAIAWGKTSTVLFAAYHDGSTIGDTLD; from the coding sequence ATGCAACCAAAGTTAATCGTTCATGGTGGTGCCGGTAGCACGGCAGACAGTAAAGGTGGAGTTGAACCCGCCCGCCGATCGCTCTATACCGTCATCGAAACTGTGTATCCCATGTTACTAAATGGAGAAAGTGCGATCGCGGCTGTCGTCAAAGCTTGTCAAATGCTGGAGGACGATCCGCGCTTTAATGCCGGGACTGGTTCCGTACTGCAATCCGACGGACAAATTCGCATGAGCGCTTCGCTGATGGATGGCGATCGCCAGAGTTTTAGCGGCGCGATCAATATATCGCGCATCCAACATCCCATCGACCTGGCTCAATATCTACAAACTTCGGACGATCGCGTCCTATCGGACTACGGGGCGGCAGAGCTAGTGCGAGAGCTATCCGTACCGATCTTTAATCCGCTCACCGACCAGCGCCTGCTGGAATGGATGGAGGAACGCAAAAACAATTTTCAAAGCAAAATGGCGGAAGTGGCAATGGGGACGATCGGAGCGGTGGCGCTCGATCGACAGGGAAGGCTGTGTGCGGGTACGTCTACGGGTGGGAGGGGATTCGAGCGCATCGGTCGCGTCAGCGACTCGGCCATGCCTGCCGGAAATTATGCCACTAAGGAAGCGGCGGTAAGCTGTACGGGGATTGGCGAACATATCATAGACGAGGGCTTGGCAACGCGGATCGTGGTGCGGGTCACCGATGGCATGAGCTTGCACGAGGCTGTGCGCAAGTCATTTGCCGAGGCGGAGTCGCGCCAGCGCGATTTTGGCGCAATTTGCATCGATGCCACTGGCGCGATCGCCTGGGGTAAAACCAGCACGGTTCTATTTGCGGCGTATCACGATGGCAGCACAATTGGCGATACACTGGACTGA
- a CDS encoding NAD(P)/FAD-dependent oxidoreductase, which produces MRDVIIIGAGLSGLVCAQRLRQAGVNVRIVEKAAGPGGRMATQRIQGTWVDRGTQYITVRSDAFSRFIYKLEDKGIVQEWTRAIYKLTPDGLLAPDADDMYPRYCSPHGMTAIAKYLAEDQNITFNQRIVGVEVKGDLWHLKSEDGDTFTAGAVVATMPAPQFIPLFEPVMSGVPIFIRTLKMVKFAPSIIVMAGYPSQQVIPSEWQAIVCVDDPMLSWIGLDSSKHPQAQSQPVFVFQSTGEFARLSLDEDNLEIAGKPLLEKVGDYLAPWLSEPEWWQVHRWRYAFVQEPLGVACLSTETPLPLICAGDWCAGDNLEGAYQSGGDAAKSLLEML; this is translated from the coding sequence ATGAGAGACGTAATTATTATCGGTGCAGGATTATCGGGCTTAGTCTGCGCCCAACGCCTGCGTCAAGCAGGGGTAAATGTCAGAATTGTGGAGAAAGCCGCAGGCCCGGGCGGACGCATGGCAACCCAACGCATCCAGGGCACCTGGGTCGATCGCGGCACCCAATACATTACCGTGCGCAGCGATGCCTTTTCCCGATTTATCTATAAGCTAGAAGACAAGGGCATCGTTCAGGAGTGGACGCGCGCCATCTACAAGCTGACTCCCGATGGTCTATTAGCGCCCGATGCCGATGACATGTATCCGCGCTACTGCTCTCCCCACGGCATGACGGCGATCGCCAAATATCTCGCTGAAGACCAGAACATTACATTTAACCAGCGCATTGTTGGTGTCGAAGTCAAGGGCGATCTGTGGCATCTCAAGAGCGAAGATGGCGACACATTTACGGCAGGAGCGGTGGTAGCAACTATGCCAGCGCCTCAATTTATACCCCTATTTGAGCCTGTAATGAGTGGAGTGCCAATATTTATCAGAACGCTCAAAATGGTCAAATTTGCGCCCAGCATCATCGTTATGGCAGGCTATCCCAGCCAGCAAGTCATTCCATCTGAGTGGCAAGCGATCGTTTGCGTAGACGATCCCATGTTGAGTTGGATTGGGTTGGATAGCAGCAAGCATCCCCAAGCACAATCGCAACCAGTATTCGTATTTCAAAGTACTGGAGAGTTTGCTCGACTGTCTTTAGATGAAGATAACCTGGAAATTGCGGGTAAACCATTATTAGAAAAGGTGGGCGACTACCTCGCACCCTGGTTGAGCGAACCCGAGTGGTGGCAGGTACACAGATGGCGCTACGCTTTTGTCCAGGAACCTCTGGGCGTAGCATGTTTGAGCACGGAAACCCCATTACCTCTAATTTGTGCTGGCGATTGGTGCGCGGGCGATAATCTGGAAGGAGCCTATCAGTCTGGCGGCGATGCCGCTAAATCTTTACTGGAAATGCTATAG
- a CDS encoding tetratricopeptide repeat protein → MVQVAIFVCLGWLISVCLHEFGHAIVAYWGGDTSVKDKGYLTLNPLKYIDPGYTLVLPMMFLALGGIGLPGAAVYINTGLLRDRRWKSLVSAAGPLASAIVALCLAGIYKLLAGNFTKDDIFLLGTIERNVPGLEALREHPLAGQWYIPALAFLIFLEVFAIVFNLLPIPSLDGYGIVEPWLPQSWQNRLQSVKRYGVAVLFALFWLSPTFSSYFTQWISNITRVLGVEPFLVQTGYGLFRNSATVLTIGILVAFVVLRRVTLKPYQAEYEKGESLKRTGKWDAAIAAFERAIELKPDFYEALLAKAEVSYQQKHFEDALNAWMVAQELQPSELFIRLNCGLALWNLQRRDEAIAEFERILSIDPNYTRAGLCKAEILTDLQRYDEALAECDRLLASGLKSDPQLESELVKLLTLKGAILQSLHRIEEALGTYQAVSKYKGGLHSTWLGQVEILVQLQRYEEALQVCDRAIQLDPRELDPWLRSAHLFYELQRYEKAISYCEHVVANDPQNYDAWQLQGTCLAQLQHYERALQCYDRAIVIQPENALAYYNKARCYAEQGKVEPAIANLRQAFQRDRGSLKAGAKKDPSFAKLLARPEFNELL, encoded by the coding sequence ATGGTACAGGTTGCGATTTTTGTTTGCTTGGGGTGGTTGATTTCCGTGTGCTTGCATGAATTCGGTCATGCGATCGTTGCCTATTGGGGCGGCGACACCTCTGTCAAAGACAAAGGGTATTTAACTCTCAATCCGCTCAAGTACATCGATCCTGGTTATACATTAGTGCTGCCAATGATGTTCCTAGCTTTGGGCGGCATTGGATTGCCTGGGGCGGCGGTTTATATTAACACTGGGTTGTTGCGCGATCGCCGATGGAAAAGCCTGGTTTCCGCCGCAGGGCCTCTGGCAAGCGCGATCGTAGCTTTGTGTTTAGCGGGAATTTACAAACTGCTCGCAGGAAACTTCACTAAAGACGATATTTTTCTACTGGGAACGATCGAGAGAAACGTTCCTGGATTGGAAGCACTGCGAGAGCATCCGCTAGCGGGGCAATGGTACATCCCAGCATTGGCTTTCCTCATCTTTTTGGAGGTTTTCGCCATTGTATTTAACCTTCTACCGATACCCTCGTTGGATGGTTACGGAATCGTCGAACCCTGGCTGCCTCAATCATGGCAGAATCGATTGCAGTCGGTTAAACGCTATGGTGTAGCAGTTCTTTTCGCCCTATTTTGGCTTTCTCCCACCTTTAGCTCTTACTTTACGCAGTGGATTTCTAATATCACTAGAGTTCTGGGTGTCGAGCCGTTTTTAGTCCAAACGGGATATGGCTTGTTCAGAAATTCAGCAACCGTCTTGACGATCGGCATACTAGTGGCATTTGTTGTCTTACGACGGGTGACATTAAAGCCATACCAAGCTGAGTATGAGAAGGGAGAATCGCTCAAACGAACGGGTAAATGGGACGCTGCGATCGCGGCGTTCGAGCGCGCAATCGAGTTAAAGCCAGATTTCTATGAAGCACTGCTGGCAAAAGCGGAGGTTTCATATCAGCAAAAACACTTTGAAGATGCCCTGAATGCCTGGATGGTAGCCCAAGAGCTTCAGCCCAGCGAGCTGTTTATTCGCCTCAATTGCGGTTTAGCTTTATGGAATCTTCAACGTCGCGATGAGGCGATCGCCGAATTTGAACGTATCTTATCAATCGATCCAAATTACACGAGGGCTGGTTTATGTAAAGCTGAAATCTTAACCGATTTGCAGCGTTACGACGAAGCCCTCGCTGAATGCGATCGCCTGCTTGCTTCAGGACTTAAATCCGACCCGCAATTGGAGTCAGAACTAGTCAAATTATTGACCCTAAAGGGAGCGATCCTGCAATCTTTGCATCGCATTGAAGAGGCGCTCGGCACCTATCAAGCAGTGTCAAAGTACAAAGGGGGTCTGCATTCAACGTGGCTGGGTCAGGTTGAGATACTCGTGCAGTTGCAGCGTTATGAAGAGGCTCTTCAGGTTTGCGATCGCGCTATCCAACTCGATCCGCGCGAACTCGATCCGTGGCTGCGATCGGCACATCTTTTCTACGAGCTACAGCGGTATGAAAAAGCGATTTCCTACTGCGAGCATGTAGTTGCAAACGATCCTCAAAACTACGATGCTTGGCAATTACAAGGCACCTGTTTAGCGCAATTGCAGCATTACGAACGAGCCTTACAGTGTTACGATCGCGCGATCGTTATCCAACCAGAAAATGCTTTGGCCTATTACAATAAAGCACGTTGCTATGCCGAACAAGGGAAGGTAGAGCCTGCGATCGCAAATCTGCGCCAGGCTTTCCAGCGCGATCGCGGCAGTCTGAAGGCAGGTGCCAAAAAAGATCCGAGTTTTGCCAAACTTCTAGCTCGTCCGGAGTTCAACGAGTTGCTATAG